A window of the Candidatus Brocadiaceae bacterium genome harbors these coding sequences:
- a CDS encoding glycosyltransferase family 2 protein — MPNQLFVSIIIPVHNAEEFTERCLDALLSSTYPSFEIIVADDCSTDDRIAVNHQKRITLLRLSEHSGPSAARNFGAQHARGDILMFIDSDVIVRRETLSMVVADFLNNPGVAAVFGSYDDKPAKGNFISQYRNLFHHFHHQCSDTEAFTFWGGCGAVRKQVFIDMGGFDQKRYKKPSIEDIELGYRLRKKGYRILLNKDLQVKHLKQWTFLSMVRTDIFQRAIPWSRLILEEKWMPKDLNLQMSYKISAISTVLILLLIPILLLDHAIYCAIPINSIACIFSLMLFVTILILNRKIYFFYARKRGVSFMLKVLPFHLVYYLYSSMSFAYCWITHKTATFGSLLFNGKLK; from the coding sequence ATGCCTAATCAACTATTTGTCTCCATTATTATTCCCGTGCATAATGCAGAAGAGTTTACTGAAAGGTGTTTAGATGCCTTGCTTTCATCGACTTATCCATCTTTTGAGATTATTGTGGCGGATGATTGTTCAACTGATGACCGCATAGCGGTAAACCATCAAAAGAGAATTACTCTCCTTCGCCTTTCAGAACATTCAGGGCCATCAGCGGCAAGAAATTTTGGAGCCCAACATGCTCGAGGCGATATATTGATGTTTATTGATTCCGATGTAATTGTGCGCCGAGAAACCCTTTCCATGGTTGTCGCCGATTTCCTAAACAATCCTGGTGTTGCCGCTGTTTTTGGTTCCTATGACGATAAACCGGCAAAGGGAAATTTTATATCGCAGTATAGGAATCTGTTTCATCATTTTCATCATCAATGTTCAGATACGGAAGCTTTTACTTTCTGGGGAGGTTGCGGGGCTGTGCGAAAGCAAGTTTTTATAGATATGGGAGGATTTGATCAAAAGCGATACAAGAAACCTTCCATTGAAGATATAGAATTGGGATACAGGCTCCGCAAAAAAGGATACCGTATCCTCTTAAACAAAGATTTACAGGTTAAACATCTCAAACAATGGACCTTCCTTTCCATGGTACGCACAGATATATTTCAACGGGCAATTCCATGGTCACGTTTGATTCTTGAAGAAAAATGGATGCCAAAAGACCTTAACCTGCAAATGTCTTACAAGATCAGCGCAATCTCCACCGTTTTGATACTTTTACTGATACCAATTCTACTTCTTGATCATGCGATATATTGTGCTATCCCCATAAACTCAATCGCTTGTATTTTTTCACTTATGCTTTTTGTTACTATTCTTATACTCAATCGAAAGATATATTTTTTTTATGCGCGAAAAAGAGGAGTAAGTTTTATGCTGAAGGTTCTCCCCTTCCATTTAGTGTATTATCTCTACAGTAGTATGTCATTTGCTTATTGCTGGATTACCCATAAGACAGCTACTTTTGGTTCTTTATTATTTAATGGAAAGCTAAAGTGA